In bacterium, the sequence TTGGTTTCGAGGAAAGGAGCCGGGGAAGCCATCACATGTTTGTCAAGCAAGGGATAGAGGAATTAATAAATCTTCAAAAAGAAGGAGCTATGGCAAAACCATATCAGGTCCGGCACGTGCGAAGTATCATAATTTAGTACGGACTGTATGAACGGGGGAAAGATTGATGCATAAGTACGAGATCATCATCTATTGGAACAATGAGGACCAAGCTTTCATCGCCGAGGTTCCAGAACTTCCGGGATGCATGGCGCATGGGCAGACCCCCCACGAGGCACTCGCAAACTGTCAGGATGCAATTGAGCTTTGGCTGGAAACGGCAAAGGAGTTTGGGCG encodes:
- a CDS encoding type II toxin-antitoxin system HicB family antitoxin, yielding MHKYEIIIYWNNEDQAFIAEVPELPGCMAHGQTPHEALANCQDAIELWLETAKEFGRTIPEPRGRRLMYA